In Mycobacterium tuberculosis H37Rv, a single window of DNA contains:
- a CDS encoding transcriptional regulator, which translates to MMPTEYPATAEESVDVITDALLTASRLLVAISAHSIAQVDENITIPQFRTLVILSNHGPINLATLATLLGVQPSATGRMVDRLVGAELIDRLPHPTSRRELLAALTKRGRDVVRQVTEHRRTEIARIVEQMAPAERHGLVRALTAFTEAGGEPDARYEIE; encoded by the coding sequence ATGATGCCAACGGAATATCCGGCGACAGCCGAGGAATCCGTGGACGTGATCACCGATGCATTGCTGACGGCGTCCCGGTTGCTGGTAGCCATCTCGGCCCATTCAATCGCTCAGGTCGATGAAAACATCACCATCCCGCAGTTCCGGACCCTGGTGATTTTGTCTAATCACGGTCCGATTAACCTGGCTACGCTGGCGACGTTGCTGGGTGTGCAACCGTCGGCCACCGGCCGCATGGTCGACCGGTTGGTCGGCGCCGAACTGATCGACCGGTTACCGCACCCCACCTCTCGACGGGAGCTGCTGGCGGCGCTGACCAAGCGTGGACGAGATGTCGTCCGTCAGGTCACCGAGCACCGGCGCACCGAGATCGCCCGCATCGTGGAACAGATGGCACCGGCGGAACGCCATGGGCTGGTGCGTGCCCTGACGGCGTTCACCGAGGCGGGCGGTGAGCCCGACGCACGCTACGAAATCGAGTAG
- a CDS encoding methyltransferase yields the protein MTIDTPAREDQTLAATHRAMWALGDYALMAEEVMAPLGPILVAAAGIGPGVRVLDVAAGSGNISLPAAKTGATVISTDLTPELLQRSQARAAQQGLTLQYQEANAQALPFADDEFDTVISAIGVMFAPDHQAAADELVRVCRPGGTIGVISWTCEGFFGRMLATIRPYRPSVSADLPPSALWGREAYVTGLLGDGVTGLKTARGLLEVKRFDTAQAVHDYFKNNYGPTIEAYAHIGDNAVLAAELDRQLVELAAQYLSDGVMEWEYLLLTAEKR from the coding sequence ATGACTATCGACACACCTGCTCGCGAGGACCAAACGCTTGCGGCCACACACCGGGCGATGTGGGCCCTGGGTGACTACGCCCTGATGGCAGAAGAGGTGATGGCGCCACTCGGCCCGATCCTGGTTGCCGCCGCGGGCATCGGGCCGGGTGTTCGGGTGCTCGACGTCGCCGCTGGCTCTGGCAATATTTCGCTGCCCGCAGCCAAGACGGGTGCCACGGTCATTTCCACCGACCTGACGCCCGAGCTGCTGCAGCGGTCCCAGGCCAGGGCCGCCCAACAGGGGCTGACCCTGCAATACCAGGAAGCCAACGCGCAAGCCCTGCCGTTTGCCGACGACGAGTTCGACACGGTGATCTCAGCGATCGGCGTGATGTTCGCACCGGATCATCAGGCCGCGGCCGACGAGCTGGTCCGCGTCTGCCGGCCTGGCGGGACGATCGGTGTGATCAGCTGGACGTGCGAGGGATTCTTCGGCCGGATGCTGGCAACCATTAGGCCATACCGGCCCAGCGTGTCGGCGGATCTGCCGCCGTCGGCGTTGTGGGGACGTGAGGCCTATGTCACTGGTCTGCTGGGCGATGGAGTCACTGGCCTCAAGACGGCCCGTGGCTTGTTGGAAGTGAAGCGGTTCGACACCGCCCAGGCCGTCCACGACTACTTCAAGAACAACTATGGCCCGACGATCGAGGCCTACGCGCACATCGGTGACAACGCGGTGCTGGCCGCCGAGCTCGACCGCCAGCTTGTCGAACTCGCAGCGCAATACCTGTCGGACGGTGTCATGGAATGGGAGTACCTGCTGCTCACCGCCGAAAAGCGCTGA
- the fmt gene encoding methionyl-tRNA formyltransferase yields MRLVFAGTPEPALASLRRLIESPSHDVIAVLTRPDAASGRRGKPQPSPVAREAAERGIPVLRPSRPNSAEFVAELSDLAPECCAVVAYGALLGGPLLAVPPHGWVNLHFSLLPAWRGAAPVQAAIAAGDTITGATTFQIEPSLDSGPIYGVVTEVIQPTDTAGDLLKRLAVSGAALLSTTLDGIADQRLTPRPQPADGVSVAPKITVANARVRWDLPAAVVERRIRAVTPNPGAWTLIGDLRVKLGPVHLDAAHRPSKPLPPGGIHVERTSVWIGTGSEPVRLGQIQPPGKKLMNAADWARGARLDLAARAT; encoded by the coding sequence GTGCGCCTTGTCTTTGCCGGCACCCCCGAACCCGCGCTGGCCTCGCTGCGCAGGCTCATCGAATCGCCCAGTCACGACGTGATCGCCGTGTTGACCCGTCCGGATGCCGCCTCCGGCCGGCGGGGCAAGCCGCAGCCGTCACCGGTGGCCCGTGAGGCGGCAGAGCGCGGCATTCCGGTGCTGCGGCCATCGCGACCGAACTCGGCAGAGTTCGTCGCCGAACTGTCGGATCTGGCGCCAGAGTGCTGCGCCGTGGTTGCCTACGGAGCCCTGCTCGGCGGTCCCTTGCTGGCCGTGCCGCCGCATGGCTGGGTCAACCTGCACTTCTCGCTGCTGCCGGCCTGGCGTGGCGCGGCGCCGGTGCAGGCCGCCATCGCCGCGGGAGACACGATCACCGGAGCCACGACGTTCCAGATTGAGCCAAGCCTGGACTCGGGACCGATATACGGTGTCGTCACCGAGGTGATCCAGCCGACCGACACCGCGGGCGATCTACTTAAGCGACTGGCGGTATCGGGGGCAGCGCTGCTATCGACCACGCTGGATGGCATCGCCGATCAGCGGCTGACGCCGCGGCCGCAACCGGCAGACGGGGTCAGCGTGGCGCCGAAAATCACCGTAGCGAATGCCCGGGTGCGATGGGACTTGCCGGCGGCGGTCGTGGAGCGGCGGATCCGCGCCGTCACTCCCAACCCCGGCGCCTGGACGCTCATCGGTGACTTACGGGTCAAACTTGGACCGGTGCACCTCGACGCCGCTCACCGGCCATCGAAGCCCTTGCCGCCCGGTGGAATCCACGTGGAACGCACGAGCGTGTGGATCGGCACCGGCTCGGAACCGGTGCGGCTGGGCCAGATTCAGCCGCCCGGCAAGAAACTCATGAACGCGGCCGACTGGGCGCGGGGCGCACGGCTGGACCTGGCCGCACGGGCAACATGA
- the fmu gene encoding 16S rRNA m5C967 methyltransferase (sun protein; Fmu protein), protein MTPRSRGPRRRPLDPARRAAFETLRAVSARDAYANLVLPALLAQRGIGGRDAAFATELTYGTCRARGLLDAVIGAAAERSPQAIDPVLLDLLRLGTYQLLRTRVDAHAAVSTTVEQAGIEFDSARAGFVNGVLRTIAGRDERSWVGELAPDAQNDPIGHAAFVHAHPRWIAQAFADALGAAVGELEAVLASDDERPAVHLAARPGVLTAGELARAVRGTVGRYSPFAVYLPRGDPGRLAPVRDGQALVQDEGSQLVARALTLAPVDGDTGRWLDLCAGPGGKTALLAGLGLQCAARVTAVEPSPHRADLVAQNTRGLPVELLRVDGRHTDLDPGFDRVLVDAPCTGLGALRRRPEARWRRQPADVAALAKLQRELLSAAIALTRPGGVVLYATCSPHLAETVGAVADALRRHPVHALDTRPLFEPVIAGLGEGPHVQLWPHRHGTDAMFAAALRRLT, encoded by the coding sequence ATGACCCCTAGATCGCGTGGGCCGCGCCGCCGGCCGCTGGACCCGGCGCGTCGTGCGGCCTTCGAGACGCTGCGGGCGGTTAGTGCGCGCGACGCCTACGCGAACCTGGTGTTGCCCGCGCTGCTGGCCCAACGCGGTATCGGCGGTCGCGACGCCGCGTTCGCCACCGAGCTGACATACGGCACCTGCCGAGCCCGCGGCCTGCTCGACGCGGTCATCGGTGCGGCCGCCGAGCGTTCGCCGCAGGCGATCGATCCGGTGCTGCTAGACCTGTTGCGGCTCGGCACCTACCAATTGCTGCGCACGCGGGTCGACGCACACGCCGCAGTGTCGACCACCGTCGAGCAGGCCGGAATCGAATTCGATTCGGCGCGAGCAGGTTTCGTCAACGGTGTACTACGAACGATCGCCGGCCGAGACGAGCGGTCCTGGGTTGGCGAACTCGCTCCTGATGCGCAGAACGATCCGATCGGGCATGCCGCGTTCGTGCATGCGCATCCCCGATGGATCGCCCAGGCCTTTGCTGACGCGTTGGGCGCGGCGGTCGGGGAGCTCGAGGCAGTTTTGGCCAGCGACGACGAACGGCCAGCGGTGCACCTGGCGGCACGCCCCGGGGTGCTGACCGCCGGCGAACTGGCCCGCGCGGTGCGCGGAACCGTCGGTCGGTATTCGCCGTTTGCGGTGTATCTGCCGCGCGGTGACCCGGGGCGACTGGCGCCGGTGCGCGACGGCCAAGCGCTGGTCCAGGACGAGGGCAGCCAGTTAGTCGCCCGAGCATTGACCCTGGCGCCAGTCGACGGCGATACCGGACGGTGGCTGGACCTGTGTGCCGGACCGGGCGGCAAGACCGCGCTGTTGGCCGGGCTGGGTTTGCAGTGCGCAGCCCGGGTGACCGCGGTGGAACCCTCGCCACACCGCGCGGACCTGGTAGCACAGAACACCCGCGGGCTGCCGGTTGAGCTCTTGCGTGTCGACGGGCGGCACACCGACCTCGACCCGGGTTTCGACCGGGTGCTGGTGGATGCGCCCTGCACCGGGCTGGGCGCGTTACGCCGTCGGCCGGAGGCCCGTTGGCGTCGTCAGCCGGCGGACGTAGCGGCACTGGCCAAGCTACAACGCGAGTTGTTGAGCGCCGCCATCGCGCTGACTCGGCCCGGCGGTGTCGTGCTCTATGCCACATGCTCGCCGCACCTGGCCGAGACTGTGGGTGCTGTCGCCGACGCGCTACGCCGACATCCGGTTCACGCGCTCGATACCCGCCCACTGTTCGAGCCGGTGATCGCGGGGCTGGGGGAGGGGCCCCACGTTCAGCTGTGGCCGCACCGGCACGGTACCGACGCCATGTTCGCCGCGGCGTTGCGCCGCCTGACGTGA
- the rpe gene encoding ribulose-phosphate 3-epimerase (Rpe (PPE) (R5P3E) (pentose-5-phosphate 3-epimerase)), whose translation MSLMAGSTGGPLIAPSILAADFARLADEAAAVNGADWLHVDVMDGHFVPNLTIGLPVVESLLAVTDIPMDCHLMIDNPDRWAPPYAEAGAYNVTFHAEATDNPVGVARDIRAAGAKAGISVKPGTPLEPYLDILPHFDTLLVMSVEPGFGGQRFIPEVLSKVRAVRKMVDAGELTILVEIDGGINDDTIEQAAEAGVDCFVAGSAVYGADDPAAAVAALRRQAGAASLHLSL comes from the coding sequence GTGTCGCTCATGGCCGGTAGCACGGGGGGACCGCTGATAGCGCCGTCGATCCTAGCCGCTGATTTCGCCAGACTCGCGGACGAAGCGGCCGCGGTCAACGGCGCCGACTGGTTGCATGTAGACGTGATGGACGGTCACTTCGTGCCAAACCTGACCATCGGCCTGCCGGTGGTGGAGAGCCTGCTGGCGGTCACCGACATCCCGATGGATTGCCATCTAATGATCGACAACCCGGACCGGTGGGCTCCGCCGTATGCCGAGGCGGGCGCCTACAACGTCACCTTCCACGCGGAGGCCACCGACAACCCGGTCGGCGTGGCCCGCGATATCCGGGCCGCGGGGGCCAAAGCCGGGATCAGCGTGAAGCCGGGGACCCCGCTGGAGCCATACCTGGACATCCTGCCCCATTTCGACACCCTGCTCGTCATGTCGGTAGAGCCTGGCTTCGGTGGCCAGCGGTTCATTCCCGAGGTGCTGAGCAAGGTGCGTGCGGTGCGCAAGATGGTCGACGCGGGCGAGCTGACGATCCTGGTCGAGATCGACGGCGGCATCAACGACGACACGATTGAGCAGGCTGCCGAGGCCGGCGTCGACTGCTTTGTCGCCGGATCGGCGGTGTACGGCGCCGATGACCCGGCCGCGGCGGTTGCGGCACTACGGCGACAGGCCGGTGCCGCCTCACTCCACCTGAGCCTATGA
- the ribG gene encoding bifunctional riboflavin biosynthesis diaminohydroxyphosphoribosylaminopyrimidine deaminase/5-amino-6-(5-phosphoribosylamino) uracil reductase (ribG (alternate gene name: ribD), bifunctional riboflavin biosynthesis protein, including diaminohydroxyphosphoribosylaminopyrimidine deaminase and 5-amino-6-(5-phosphoribosylamino) uracil reductase) — MNVEQVKSIDEAMGLAIEHSYQVKGTTYPKPPVGAVIVDPNGRIVGAGGTEPAGGDHAEVVALRRAGGLAAGAIVVVTMEPCNHYGKTPPCVNALIEARVGTVVYAVADPNGIAGGGAGRLSAAGLQVRSGVLAEQVAAGPLREWLHKQRTGLPHVTWKYATSIDGRSAAADGSSQWISSEAARLDLHRRRAIADAILVGTGTVLADDPALTARLADGSLAPQQPLRVVVGKRDIPPEARVLNDEARTMMIRTHEPMEVLRALSDRTDVLLEGGPTLAGAFLRAGAINRILAYVAPILLGGPVTAVDDVGVSNITNALRWQFDSVEKVGPDLLLSLVAR, encoded by the coding sequence ATGAACGTGGAGCAGGTCAAGAGCATCGACGAGGCTATGGGTCTCGCCATCGAGCACTCCTACCAGGTCAAAGGCACGACTTATCCAAAACCCCCAGTGGGGGCCGTCATTGTGGATCCCAACGGTCGGATCGTCGGCGCCGGCGGCACCGAGCCGGCCGGTGGCGATCATGCCGAGGTGGTGGCGCTGCGCCGGGCCGGCGGATTGGCTGCCGGCGCCATCGTGGTGGTCACCATGGAACCCTGTAACCACTACGGCAAGACTCCGCCATGCGTGAACGCTCTGATCGAAGCCAGGGTGGGGACGGTGGTCTACGCCGTCGCCGACCCGAACGGGATCGCTGGGGGTGGCGCGGGCCGGCTGTCAGCAGCGGGCCTACAGGTGCGGTCCGGGGTGTTGGCTGAACAGGTGGCGGCCGGACCGCTGCGGGAGTGGCTCCACAAGCAACGCACCGGTCTGCCGCATGTCACCTGGAAGTACGCCACCAGCATCGACGGCCGCAGCGCCGCCGCCGACGGCTCCAGCCAGTGGATCTCCAGCGAGGCCGCACGCCTGGATCTGCATCGCCGCCGCGCCATCGCCGACGCGATCTTGGTCGGCACCGGCACCGTCCTCGCCGACGACCCGGCCCTGACCGCGCGGCTGGCCGACGGCTCGCTGGCGCCGCAGCAGCCGCTGCGCGTGGTGGTGGGCAAGCGCGACATACCGCCGGAAGCACGGGTCCTCAACGACGAGGCACGCACCATGATGATCCGCACCCACGAACCTATGGAGGTGCTCAGGGCGTTGTCGGATCGCACCGACGTGCTGCTGGAAGGAGGTCCCACCCTCGCCGGCGCCTTCCTACGAGCGGGTGCGATCAACCGGATCCTGGCCTACGTCGCACCGATCCTGTTGGGCGGTCCGGTTACCGCGGTCGATGACGTCGGGGTGTCCAACATCACCAACGCGTTGCGTTGGCAGTTCGACAGCGTCGAAAAGGTCGGACCGGATCTGTTGCTGAGCTTGGTGGCTCGTTAG
- a CDS encoding aminoglycosides/tetracycline-transport integral membrane protein, which produces MRAGRRVAISAGSLAVLLGALDTYVVVTIMRDIMNSVGIPINQLHRITWIVTMYLLGYIAAMPLLGRASDRFGRKLMLQVSLAGFIIGSVVTALAGHFGDFHMLIAGRTIQGVASGALLPITLALGADLWSQRNRAGVLGGIGAAQELGSVLGPLYGIFIVWLLHDWRDVFWINVPLTAIAMVMIHFSLPSHDRSTEPERVDLVGGLLLALALGLAVIGLYNPNPDGKHVLPDYGAPLLVGALVAAVAFFGWERFARTRLIDPAGVHFRPFLSALGASVAAGAALMVTLVDVELFGQGVLQMDQAQAAGMLLWFLIALPIGAVTGGWIATRAGDRAVAFAGLLIAAYGYWLISHWPVDLLADRHNILGLFTVPAMHTDLVVAGLGLGLVIGPLSSATLRVVPSAQHGIASAAVVVARMTGMLIGVAALSAWGLYRFNQILAGLSAAIPPNASLLERAAAIGARYQQAFALMYGEIFTITAIVCVFGAVLGLLISGRKEHADEPEVQEQPTLAPQVEPL; this is translated from the coding sequence ATGCGAGCAGGACGTCGAGTCGCGATTAGCGCGGGCAGCCTGGCAGTACTGCTGGGCGCCCTGGACACCTATGTCGTGGTCACCATCATGCGCGACATCATGAACAGCGTTGGTATACCGATCAACCAACTCCACCGGATCACCTGGATCGTCACGATGTACCTCCTGGGCTACATCGCCGCCATGCCGTTGCTGGGCCGGGCTTCCGACCGATTCGGGCGCAAGCTGATGCTGCAGGTCAGCCTGGCCGGGTTCATCATCGGCTCGGTAGTGACCGCGCTGGCCGGGCATTTTGGCGATTTCCACATGCTGATCGCGGGCCGCACGATCCAGGGTGTTGCCAGCGGCGCGCTATTGCCGATCACGCTGGCGCTGGGCGCCGATTTGTGGTCGCAGCGCAACCGCGCCGGCGTGCTCGGCGGTATCGGCGCCGCGCAGGAGCTCGGCAGCGTTCTGGGCCCGTTGTACGGAATCTTCATCGTTTGGCTATTGCACGACTGGCGTGACGTGTTCTGGATCAACGTCCCGTTGACCGCGATCGCCATGGTAATGATCCACTTCAGCCTGCCCTCACACGACCGCAGCACGGAGCCCGAGCGAGTCGACCTGGTCGGTGGTCTGCTGCTGGCACTCGCGTTGGGCCTCGCCGTCATCGGGCTGTACAACCCCAATCCCGACGGCAAACACGTACTGCCGGACTACGGGGCTCCGTTGCTGGTCGGCGCTCTCGTTGCCGCGGTGGCGTTCTTCGGTTGGGAACGTTTCGCTCGCACCCGGCTGATCGACCCGGCCGGTGTGCACTTCCGGCCGTTCCTGTCCGCGCTGGGTGCCTCCGTCGCCGCCGGCGCGGCGCTGATGGTGACGCTGGTTGATGTCGAGCTGTTCGGCCAGGGCGTGCTGCAGATGGACCAGGCTCAGGCGGCCGGAATGCTGCTGTGGTTCCTTATCGCCCTACCGATCGGGGCAGTGACGGGCGGGTGGATCGCCACCAGGGCCGGTGACCGTGCGGTGGCCTTTGCCGGACTGCTTATTGCGGCGTACGGTTACTGGCTTATTTCCCACTGGCCGGTGGACCTGTTGGCCGATCGGCACAACATCCTCGGATTGTTCACCGTGCCGGCGATGCACACCGACCTGGTGGTGGCTGGTTTAGGGTTGGGGCTGGTGATCGGGCCGCTATCGTCGGCCACCCTACGGGTTGTCCCGTCGGCCCAGCACGGCATCGCTTCGGCGGCGGTGGTGGTCGCCCGGATGACCGGCATGTTGATCGGCGTGGCCGCGCTGAGCGCCTGGGGGTTGTACCGGTTCAACCAGATCCTGGCGGGGTTGTCGGCGGCCATCCCGCCCAACGCCAGCCTGCTCGAGCGCGCGGCCGCAATTGGAGCCCGGTACCAGCAGGCGTTCGCGCTGATGTACGGCGAGATATTCACCATCACCGCGATCGTGTGCGTGTTCGGCGCGGTGCTAGGTCTGTTGATCAGCGGCCGCAAGGAACATGCCGATGAACCGGAAGTCCAGGAGCAACCGACCCTGGCGCCCCAAGTGGAGCCGCTCTAA
- the lprG gene encoding lipoprotein LprG (A core mycobacterial gene; conserved in mycobacterial strains (See Marmiesse et al., 2004 PMID:14766927).), which translates to MRTPRRHCRRIAVLAAVSIAATVVAGCSSGSKPSGGPLPDAKPLVEEATAQTKALKSAHMVLTVNGKIPGLSLKTLSGDLTTNPTAATGNVKLTLGGSDIDADFVVFDGILYATLTPNQWSDFGPAADIYDPAQVLNPDTGLANVLANFADAKAEGRDTINGQNTIRISGKVSAQAVNQIAPPFNATQPVPATVWIQETGDHQLAQAQLDRGSGNSVQMTLSKWGEKVQVTKPPVS; encoded by the coding sequence ATGCGGACCCCCAGACGCCACTGCCGTCGCATCGCCGTCCTCGCCGCCGTTAGCATCGCCGCCACTGTCGTTGCCGGCTGCTCGTCGGGCTCGAAGCCAAGCGGCGGACCACTTCCGGACGCGAAGCCGCTGGTCGAGGAGGCCACCGCGCAGACCAAGGCTCTCAAGAGCGCGCACATGGTGCTGACGGTCAACGGCAAGATCCCGGGACTGTCTCTGAAGACGCTGAGCGGCGATCTCACCACCAACCCCACCGCCGCGACGGGAAACGTCAAGCTCACGCTGGGTGGGTCTGATATCGATGCCGACTTCGTGGTGTTCGACGGGATCCTGTACGCCACCCTGACGCCCAACCAGTGGAGCGATTTCGGTCCCGCCGCCGACATCTACGACCCCGCCCAGGTGCTGAATCCGGATACCGGCCTGGCCAACGTGCTGGCGAATTTCGCCGACGCAAAAGCCGAAGGGCGGGATACCATCAACGGCCAGAACACCATCCGCATCAGCGGGAAGGTATCGGCACAGGCGGTGAACCAGATAGCGCCGCCGTTCAACGCGACGCAGCCGGTGCCGGCGACCGTCTGGATTCAGGAGACCGGCGATCATCAACTGGCACAGGCCCAGTTGGACCGCGGCTCGGGCAATTCCGTCCAGATGACCTTGTCGAAATGGGGCGAGAAGGTCCAGGTCACGAAGCCCCCGGTGAGCTGA
- the ribC gene encoding riboflavin synthase, which translates to MFTGIVEERGEVTGREALVDAARLTIRGPMVTADAGHGDSIAVNGVCLTVVDVLPDGQFTADVMAETLNRSNLGELRPGSRVNLERAAALGSRLGGHIVQGHVDATGEIVARCPSEHWEVVRIEMPASVARYVVEKGSITVDGISLTVSGLGAEQRDWFEVSLIPTTRELTTLGSAAVGTRVNLEVDVVAKYVERLMRSAG; encoded by the coding sequence ATGTTCACCGGAATTGTTGAGGAACGCGGAGAAGTGACCGGGCGTGAGGCCCTGGTCGATGCGGCGCGGCTGACCATCCGCGGTCCGATGGTTACCGCCGACGCCGGCCACGGCGACTCGATCGCTGTCAACGGCGTGTGTCTGACGGTCGTCGATGTATTGCCCGACGGCCAATTCACCGCCGACGTGATGGCCGAGACACTGAACCGGTCCAACCTGGGTGAGCTACGGCCCGGCAGCCGGGTGAACCTGGAACGCGCCGCGGCGCTGGGCAGCCGGCTCGGCGGGCACATCGTGCAGGGACATGTGGACGCCACCGGTGAAATCGTGGCGCGTTGTCCCTCCGAGCACTGGGAAGTGGTGCGCATCGAGATGCCGGCTTCGGTGGCTCGCTATGTCGTCGAAAAGGGCTCGATCACCGTCGACGGGATTTCTCTGACGGTCTCCGGGCTCGGCGCCGAACAGCGGGACTGGTTTGAGGTCTCGCTGATCCCGACGACCCGGGAGCTGACCACGCTGGGGTCCGCTGCGGTGGGAACCCGGGTGAACCTCGAAGTCGACGTAGTCGCAAAGTATGTTGAGCGGTTAATGCGGAGCGCCGGCTGA
- the ribA2 gene encoding bifunctional riboflavin biosynthesis GTP cyclohydrolase II/3,4-dihydroxy-2-butanone 4-phosphate synthase, with protein sequence MTRLDSVERAVADIAAGKAVIVIDDEDRENEGDLIFAAEKATPEMVAFMVRYTSGYLCVPLDGAICDRLGLLPMYAVNQDKHGTAYTVTVDARNGIGTGISASDRATTMRLLADPTSVADDFTRPGHVVPLRAKDGGVLRRPGHTEAAVDLARMAGLQPAGAICEIVSQKDEGSMAHTDELRVFADEHGLALITIADLIEWRRKHEKHIERVAEARIPTRHGEFRAIGYTSIYEDVEHVALVRGEIAGPNADGDDVLVRVHSECLTGDVFGSRRCDCGPQLDAALAMVAREGRGVVLYMRGHEGRGIGLMHKLQAYQLQDAGADTVDANLKLGLPADARDYGIGAQILVDLGVRSMRLLTNNPAKRVGLDGYGLHIIERVPLPVRANAENIRYLMTKRDKLGHDLAGLDDFHESVHLPGEFGGAL encoded by the coding sequence ATGACGAGGTTGGACTCCGTCGAGCGGGCGGTTGCCGACATTGCGGCGGGTAAGGCCGTCATCGTCATCGACGACGAAGACCGGGAGAACGAGGGTGACCTGATCTTCGCCGCCGAGAAGGCAACGCCGGAGATGGTGGCCTTCATGGTCCGCTACACCTCCGGATACCTGTGCGTTCCGCTGGACGGTGCCATCTGCGACCGGCTGGGCCTGTTGCCCATGTACGCGGTGAACCAGGACAAGCACGGGACGGCATACACCGTCACAGTCGATGCACGGAATGGCATTGGAACTGGCATTTCGGCGTCCGATCGGGCTACCACCATGCGGTTGCTGGCCGATCCGACCAGTGTGGCCGACGATTTCACCCGCCCCGGTCACGTGGTCCCCTTGCGGGCCAAGGATGGTGGGGTTCTGCGCCGGCCCGGCCACACCGAGGCCGCCGTGGACCTGGCCCGGATGGCCGGGCTGCAACCCGCGGGGGCGATTTGCGAGATCGTCAGCCAAAAAGATGAGGGCTCGATGGCGCACACCGATGAATTGCGGGTGTTCGCCGATGAGCACGGTCTGGCGCTGATCACCATTGCTGACTTGATCGAATGGCGGCGCAAGCACGAGAAGCACATTGAGCGGGTCGCCGAGGCGCGGATTCCGACTCGTCATGGGGAGTTTCGCGCCATCGGCTACACCAGCATCTACGAGGACGTGGAACATGTCGCGCTGGTCCGCGGCGAGATCGCCGGGCCCAACGCCGACGGTGACGACGTGCTGGTCCGGGTGCATTCGGAGTGCTTGACCGGCGATGTGTTTGGGTCACGCCGCTGCGATTGCGGGCCTCAGCTGGACGCCGCGCTGGCGATGGTCGCCCGTGAGGGGCGCGGCGTGGTGCTGTACATGCGTGGCCACGAGGGCCGCGGCATCGGCCTGATGCACAAACTGCAGGCCTACCAACTGCAGGACGCCGGTGCCGACACCGTTGACGCCAATCTCAAGCTTGGACTACCTGCCGACGCAAGGGATTACGGGATCGGCGCACAGATCCTGGTCGATCTTGGGGTACGTTCGATGAGGCTGCTGACCAACAACCCGGCCAAGCGGGTGGGACTGGATGGATACGGATTGCACATCATCGAGCGCGTGCCGCTGCCGGTGCGGGCCAACGCGGAGAACATCCGTTACCTGATGACCAAGCGTGACAAATTGGGGCACGACTTGGCTGGGTTGGACGATTTTCACGAATCCGTGCATCTGCCCGGAGAATTCGGCGGTGCCTTGTGA
- the ribH gene encoding 6,7-dimethyl-8-ribityllumazine synthase (RibH (6,7-dimethyl-8-ribityllumazine synthase) (DMRL synthase) (lumazine synthase)) gives MKGGAGVPDLPSLDASGVRLAIVASSWHGKICDALLDGARKVAAGCGLDDPTVVRVLGAIEIPVVAQELARNHDAVVALGVVIRGQTPHFDYVCDAVTQGLTRVSLDSSTPIANGVLTTNTEEQALDRAGLPTSAEDKGAQATVAALATALTLRELRAHS, from the coding sequence GTGAAGGGTGGCGCCGGGGTGCCGGATCTGCCGTCGCTGGATGCGTCTGGTGTGCGGCTGGCGATTGTCGCCAGCAGCTGGCACGGAAAGATCTGCGACGCGCTGTTGGACGGCGCCCGCAAGGTGGCCGCCGGGTGTGGCCTCGATGACCCGACTGTGGTTCGGGTGCTCGGCGCGATCGAGATTCCGGTGGTGGCGCAGGAATTGGCCCGCAATCATGATGCCGTCGTCGCACTTGGCGTCGTGATCCGCGGTCAGACACCACATTTCGACTACGTGTGCGATGCGGTAACCCAGGGACTGACCCGGGTATCGCTGGATTCCTCGACGCCGATCGCCAACGGCGTGCTGACCACCAACACCGAGGAGCAGGCGCTGGATCGGGCGGGGCTACCGACGTCGGCCGAGGACAAGGGCGCCCAGGCGACTGTGGCAGCCCTGGCCACCGCGTTGACCCTGCGCGAGCTGCGCGCTCACTCGTGA